One region of Anas acuta chromosome Z, bAnaAcu1.1, whole genome shotgun sequence genomic DNA includes:
- the RPL37 gene encoding large ribosomal subunit protein eL37: protein MTKGTSSFGKRRNKTHTLCRRCGSKAYHLQKSTCGKCGYPAKRKRKYNWSAKAKRRNTTGTGRMRHLKKVYRRFRNGFREGTTPKPKRAAVAASSSS, encoded by the exons ACGAAGGGCACGTCATCGTTTGGTAAGCGAAGAAACAAGACACACACTTTGTGTCGCCGATGTGGGTCCAAGGCATACCACCTGCAGAAGTCTACCTGTGGGAAATGTGGATATCCCGCAAAGCGTAAGAGAAAGT ATAACTGGAGCGCAAAGGCTAAAAGGCGCAACACCACTGGTACTGGTCGCATGAGGCACCTGAAGAAGGTCTATCGTCGATTCAG GAATGGATTCCGTGAGGGAACCACACCGAAGCCTAAGAGAGCAGCTGTTGCAGCCTCCAGTTCATCATAA